From the genome of Paraburkholderia largidicola:
TCAGCAGTAATAGCAGCAGGAGCGGGCGCGAGCGGTTTACGCGTTCATGCAGCTTGTTGCATGAACGCAGTCTCGCACTGAATGGCAGGATTCGATATGACGAGCAGTCCCACCGTCAACCTTCTCGATCTCGACGCCGCTGGCCTCGTCGCATATTGCGACAGCCTCGGCGAGAAGCCGTTTCGCGCCAAGCAATTGCAGCGCTGGCTACACCAGTACAACGCTGCCGACTTCGACGGGATGACCGATCTCGCGAAGTCTCTGCGCGAAAAGCTGAAAGGGCGTGCATCCATCACGATGCCGCCCATCGTCAGCGACCATATTTCCACCGACGGCACACGCAAGTGGCTCGTCGACGTCGGCAACGGCAATGCCGTCGAAACGGTGTTCATCCCCGAAGAAACGCGTGGCACGCTGTGCGTGTCGTCGCAGGCGGGGTGCGCCGTCAACTGCCGGTTCTGTTCGACGGGCAAGCAAGGTTTCTCACGCAATCTCAGCACGGGCGAAATCATCGGCCAGCTGCGCATGGCCGAATTCGCGCTGCGCGCGTCGCTCGGTGCGGCCGGCGGCCGTGCGACGGGCGGCGAGGGCAAGGGCGAGCGTGTCGTCACGAACGTCGTGATGATGGGCATGGGCGAGCCCCTGCTCAATTACGACGCCGTCGTGCCAGCCATGCGCCTGATGCTCGACGACAACGCCTACGGCCTGTCGCGCCGGCGCGTCACGCTGTCCACGTCCGGCGTCGTGCCGATGATGGACCGGCTCGGCGCCGATCTGCCCGTGGCACTCGCCGTTTCGCTGCATGCGCCGAACGACGCGCTGCGCGACGTGCTGGTGCCGCTCAACAAGAAGTATCCATTGCGCGAGTTGATGGCCGCGTGTCAGCGGTATCTGAAAGTTGCGCCGCGTGACTTCATCACGTTCGAATATTGCATGCTCGACGGCGTGAACGACAGCGAAGCGCACGCGCGCGAGTTGCTGGCCGTCACGCGCGACGTGCCGTGCAAATTCAACCTGATTCCGTTTAATCCGTTCCCGGAATCGGGGCTGTTTCGCTCGAAAAACGAGCAGATCAAGCGTTTCGCGCAGGTGTTGATCGACGCAGGGGTCGTCACGACAGTGCGCAAGACGCGCGGCGACGATATCGACGCTGCCTGTGGTCAGCTGGCGGGCGCGGTCAAGGACCGCACGCGCCTTGCTGAGCGGACGGGCAAGTCGAAGGTCATCGAAGTTCGCGCCGTGTAAGGCCCGCGACGGGCGAAAAGGGGCGGCATGCGGCAAGCTGTCTCTTCGGGTGCGCCGAGTCGCGCGAAGTGAAAAGAAAGTTTGCAAAAGCGATCGGAAGCGGCACGCACAGCCGCACATTTTGTTATAAACGGTCTGCGAAACCGGGCGAGGCAAAAAGCCGCCCGTTCGCATGAGTGATAAAAGAATCGACGCGAAAGGATTTGGGATGAGTGAGCCGCAGCACCCGCAACCGCACGACATGGATACGCATTCGGATCGACCGCTGCCGGCGGCCGTGCCGACAGCCGTGCCGTCCGGGTTCGACTCGCTGGCCGCGGTCGGCGCGCGGCTCGCGCAGTTGCGCGAGTCGAAGGGCTGGTCGGTCGAGGATGTATCGGCGCGCCTGAAGGTGTCGCCGGGCAAACTGCGCGGGCTCGAAGCGGGCGATCTCACCCAGCTGCCGGACACGACGTTCGCGCTGGGCGTCTTGCGCAGCTACGCAAAAATGGTGGGTGCCGATCCCGCCCCGATGACGCAGGCGTTGCGTCGCGAAAAGGGCGTACCGGAACCTGCGCTGACCATGCCGGCATCGGCGGGCACCGATCTGCCGCGCGGGAAAGTATCGCTGTCGCTCGGCGGCGGTGCGCCGCGCCGCCGTTCGTGGCTCTGGGGCGTCGCGCTCTCTGTGGTCGTGCTGATCGCGCTCGCCATGTGGCATACGAACAATGGCGATTCGAACGCGTGGCTCGCGCGCCTGAAAAGCATCGCGGGCAGTGCAACGTCCACGGACACGGCTTCGTCGGCAACAGCGCAGGCCGCTAGCGGTTCGGCCGTGACGGGCGAAATCAGCGCATCGGATTCGATGGCGCAAACGGATACCCAGGCGGCCGCTGAAGGCGCGTCGGCGACACCGATGCCCACGCCGCTTCCGATGGCAGGCGCTGTCCCGGCATCGACGGTCGCCTCGGCATCGACGCCGGCGGCTGCAGCGCCGAAAGCCGCGAGCGCCGCGCCGGCAGTGGCGACGGTTGCGTCGGCGGCCTCGGCGAGCGAGTCTTCGGCGGCGCCGGAAGGTTCATCGACGGTTGCGCTGTCGGTCAAGCAGGACAGCTGGTTCAGCGTGCGCCAGAAGGACGGCAAGGAAGTGTTCTCAGGGCTCGTGCACGCGGGTGAAAGTAAGGAAGTCAGCGGGATGCCGCCGCTCAAGGTGACGGTCGGCAATAAGGCAGGTCTGGATTCGATCACGCTGGACGGCCAGCCGGTCGACCCGGCCAAATATGCGTCGGCGAAGGGCAATGTGGCACGCTTCGCGCTGCCCTGACGCCAGTTCAATCGTGTGCGTCGCGGCTTCGGAGCCGCGGCGCTTTTTCAATTCACGCGCCGCATTTCTCAACGGGGCCGGACACTTTCCGGGCCGTGAGCAGGTGGCGTAAGCGGGTTTATCGATGCTCTCCGATCAAGTGAAATCCAGCAGTCAGATTGTTTCGACCGTGCCGGTGTTCGGCGGTCATGC
Proteins encoded in this window:
- the rlmN gene encoding 23S rRNA (adenine(2503)-C(2))-methyltransferase RlmN, with amino-acid sequence MTSSPTVNLLDLDAAGLVAYCDSLGEKPFRAKQLQRWLHQYNAADFDGMTDLAKSLREKLKGRASITMPPIVSDHISTDGTRKWLVDVGNGNAVETVFIPEETRGTLCVSSQAGCAVNCRFCSTGKQGFSRNLSTGEIIGQLRMAEFALRASLGAAGGRATGGEGKGERVVTNVVMMGMGEPLLNYDAVVPAMRLMLDDNAYGLSRRRVTLSTSGVVPMMDRLGADLPVALAVSLHAPNDALRDVLVPLNKKYPLRELMAACQRYLKVAPRDFITFEYCMLDGVNDSEAHARELLAVTRDVPCKFNLIPFNPFPESGLFRSKNEQIKRFAQVLIDAGVVTTVRKTRGDDIDAACGQLAGAVKDRTRLAERTGKSKVIEVRAV
- a CDS encoding helix-turn-helix domain-containing protein is translated as MSEPQHPQPHDMDTHSDRPLPAAVPTAVPSGFDSLAAVGARLAQLRESKGWSVEDVSARLKVSPGKLRGLEAGDLTQLPDTTFALGVLRSYAKMVGADPAPMTQALRREKGVPEPALTMPASAGTDLPRGKVSLSLGGGAPRRRSWLWGVALSVVVLIALAMWHTNNGDSNAWLARLKSIAGSATSTDTASSATAQAASGSAVTGEISASDSMAQTDTQAAAEGASATPMPTPLPMAGAVPASTVASASTPAAAAPKAASAAPAVATVASAASASESSAAPEGSSTVALSVKQDSWFSVRQKDGKEVFSGLVHAGESKEVSGMPPLKVTVGNKAGLDSITLDGQPVDPAKYASAKGNVARFALP